The proteins below are encoded in one region of Fimbriimonadaceae bacterium:
- the truA gene encoding tRNA pseudouridine(38-40) synthase TruA, whose protein sequence is MSGTDRKRIKLVVAYDGADFCGWAPQRGRRTVHGTLTEAVRRITGEETEVTGASRTDAGAHAKGAVCHFDAPSSIPARNLPRALNDLLPTDIAVTQARDVPREFHARHWAVDRWYRYRILCGPRDPHRARYVFHHGRELELEPMIVAAGKLVGQHDFLAFTQELEPGENTVRTLKSLLVRRVRDEVWVDVVGIAFARGMMRRISGMLWEIGRGRRGLDSVPRLLAARQSGDAEHRPKVLPASGLCLMKVSYGKRPRDQRGRFEERED, encoded by the coding sequence TTGTCCGGGACTGACAGAAAAAGAATAAAGCTCGTCGTCGCGTACGACGGGGCCGATTTCTGCGGCTGGGCGCCGCAGCGTGGACGGAGGACCGTCCACGGCACATTGACAGAAGCAGTGCGCCGGATTACCGGCGAGGAGACTGAGGTGACGGGAGCGAGCCGCACGGACGCCGGAGCCCACGCAAAGGGCGCCGTTTGCCATTTCGACGCGCCGTCCAGCATTCCCGCGCGGAACCTGCCGCGGGCGCTGAACGATCTGCTTCCGACCGACATCGCGGTGACCCAGGCACGGGACGTGCCGCGGGAGTTCCACGCGAGACATTGGGCAGTGGACCGGTGGTACCGCTACCGCATCCTTTGCGGGCCGCGCGATCCGCACCGGGCCAGGTATGTGTTCCACCATGGGCGCGAGCTTGAACTGGAGCCCATGATCGTAGCGGCCGGAAAGCTTGTGGGACAGCACGACTTTCTCGCCTTCACCCAGGAGTTGGAGCCGGGGGAGAACACCGTGCGGACGCTGAAGAGCCTGCTGGTCCGCCGCGTGCGCGACGAAGTCTGGGTCGATGTCGTCGGGATCGCCTTCGCGAGGGGAATGATGCGACGCATCTCGGGAATGCTTTGGGAGATCGGCCGAGGGCGGCGCGGACTGGACTCAGTCCCGAGACTGCTCGCCGCGCGGCAGAGCGGGGACGCCGAGCACCGACCGAAAGTCTTGCCAGCCTCCGGGCTCTGCCTCATGAAAGTTTCATATGGAAAAAGACCCCGCGACCAGCGGGGACGGTTTGAAGAACGAGAAGATTAG
- the rplM gene encoding 50S ribosomal protein L13 gives MNRTYTAKPSTIERKWYVVDATGVPIGRLASQVAQVLRGKHKPTFTYNMDCGDFVVVTNAEKAVWTGSKGKELIYWHTMYPGGIRNMSREDYLEKKPAELLEKVIWGMLPKTKLGKATYKKLKVYVGPDHPHAAQNPEPLNITQQP, from the coding sequence ATGAATAGGACATACACGGCGAAGCCGTCGACCATAGAGCGCAAGTGGTACGTCGTAGACGCCACGGGCGTCCCGATCGGTCGTCTGGCGTCACAGGTGGCACAGGTTCTGCGCGGAAAGCACAAGCCCACGTTCACCTATAACATGGACTGTGGCGACTTCGTCGTGGTGACCAATGCGGAGAAGGCGGTCTGGACTGGTTCCAAGGGCAAGGAACTGATCTATTGGCACACCATGTACCCGGGCGGAATCCGCAATATGAGCCGCGAGGACTACCTCGAAAAGAAACCCGCAGAGCTCCTTGAAAAAGTGATCTGGGGCATGTTGCCCAAGACGAAGCTTGGAAAGGCGACCTACAAGAAGTTGAAGGTCTACGTCGGCCCGGACCATCCGCACGCGGCGCAGAACCCTGAGCCCCTCAACATAACCCAGCAACCATGA
- the rpsI gene encoding 30S ribosomal protein S9, with translation MSKKALSYGTGRRKCAIARVWLEPGDGQIMINDREFDAYLCRPVLEILVKSPLNHLEMDGRFNVRAKVRGGGVTGQAGAVRLGIARALLSYDESLRPNLRSGGFLTRDARVKERKKYGRKKARRGFQFVKR, from the coding sequence ATGAGCAAGAAAGCGCTTTCCTACGGAACGGGCCGCCGCAAATGCGCCATCGCCCGTGTTTGGCTCGAGCCGGGAGACGGTCAGATCATGATTAACGACCGCGAGTTCGATGCCTACCTCTGTCGGCCTGTCCTAGAAATCCTCGTGAAGAGCCCGTTGAACCATCTTGAGATGGATGGTCGGTTCAATGTTCGTGCGAAGGTCCGCGGTGGTGGCGTCACGGGTCAGGCCGGCGCTGTCCGCCTTGGCATCGCCCGCGCGCTCCTGTCCTACGACGAGAGCCTTCGGCCGAACCTGCGATCCGGCGGTTTCCTCACCCGGGACGCCCGAGTCAAGGAACGAAAGAAGTACGGCCGCAAGAAGGCGCGGCGCGGCTTCCAGTTCGTCAAGCGTTAA
- the gap gene encoding type I glyceraldehyde-3-phosphate dehydrogenase — MAVRVGINGFGRIGRISLRAIIERYRDDIEVVALNDLTEVTTNAYLFQHDSVYGNYRGDVTFDDDSIQVAGYDISVFKEKDPASIPWDKVGVDIVVESTGVFTDATKAAAHRERGVKKVIISAPAKNEDATLLLGVNEDVYDPAKHHVVSNASCTTNGLAPVAKVLHDKFGVQKGLLTTVHAYTNSQALVDTVKKDLRDSRSGALNVVPSSTGAAKAVGLVIPELKGRFTGMAFRVPVPTVSVVDFTALLSRAVSVEEINAAMKEYAEGKMKGILRYTEEQLVSSDLQGDPHSSIFSAADTIALEDMVKCVAWYDNEWGYSCRIADLIKFMANKGL, encoded by the coding sequence ATGGCGGTCAGGGTCGGCATCAACGGATTCGGCAGGATTGGACGGATTTCGCTACGGGCGATCATCGAGAGGTACCGGGACGACATCGAGGTCGTAGCCTTGAACGACCTGACCGAAGTCACCACGAACGCCTATTTGTTCCAGCACGACTCGGTTTACGGCAACTATCGCGGCGACGTCACCTTCGACGACGATTCGATCCAGGTGGCCGGTTACGACATCAGCGTCTTCAAGGAGAAGGATCCGGCTTCGATCCCCTGGGACAAGGTGGGCGTCGATATCGTCGTGGAGTCCACCGGGGTCTTCACGGACGCGACCAAAGCGGCCGCGCACCGCGAACGTGGCGTCAAGAAGGTCATCATCTCGGCGCCCGCGAAGAACGAGGACGCGACCCTCTTGTTGGGCGTGAACGAAGACGTCTACGACCCCGCGAAGCACCACGTCGTCTCCAACGCAAGTTGCACGACGAACGGCCTTGCACCGGTAGCCAAGGTCCTGCACGACAAGTTCGGCGTGCAAAAGGGGCTCCTGACAACGGTCCACGCCTACACGAACTCGCAGGCGCTCGTGGACACGGTCAAGAAAGACCTCCGCGATTCGCGGTCGGGCGCGCTCAACGTGGTACCGTCCTCCACTGGAGCGGCGAAGGCCGTCGGCCTCGTGATCCCGGAGCTCAAGGGCAGGTTTACGGGAATGGCGTTCCGCGTTCCTGTGCCCACCGTCTCGGTCGTCGACTTTACCGCGCTGCTTAGCCGGGCCGTCTCGGTCGAGGAGATCAATGCGGCCATGAAGGAATATGCCGAGGGCAAGATGAAGGGCATCTTGCGGTACACCGAGGAGCAGCTGGTCTCCAGCGACTTGCAAGGAGACCCGCACAGCTCCATCTTCAGCGCGGCCGATACCATTGCCCTGGAGGACATGGTCAAGTGCGTGGCATGGTACGACAACGAGTGGGGTTATTCCTGCCGCATCGCGGACCTCATTAAGTTCATGGCGAACAAGGGCCTATAA
- the fliS gene encoding flagellar export chaperone FliS produces MESAILAYGSSHLDTYRKTAIEGATPLGLVVMLYDGAFRFIEAGRQAMRKEDAFAQNQALQKAQKIVSELMACLDMEKGGEVAQNLFALYAFCYDRLVMANIERREEALDETVHVLSQLREAWSELDLQTRKGGLEQRAA; encoded by the coding sequence TTGGAGTCTGCGATCTTGGCGTACGGAAGCTCCCATCTCGACACCTACCGAAAGACCGCGATCGAAGGGGCAACCCCTCTCGGCCTCGTGGTGATGCTTTACGACGGCGCATTCCGTTTCATTGAAGCTGGCCGACAGGCCATGCGGAAGGAGGATGCCTTTGCCCAGAACCAGGCCTTGCAAAAGGCCCAGAAAATTGTCAGCGAACTGATGGCCTGCTTGGACATGGAGAAGGGCGGTGAAGTCGCCCAGAACCTGTTCGCCCTCTACGCCTTTTGTTACGACCGGCTCGTGATGGCGAACATTGAGCGGCGCGAAGAGGCCCTGGACGAGACCGTCCATGTGCTGAGCCAGCTGCGCGAGGCCTGGAGCGAGCTTGATCTGCAGACGCGAAAGGGAGGGCTTGAGCAACGTGCCGCTTGA